One part of the Alligator mississippiensis isolate rAllMis1 chromosome 3, rAllMis1, whole genome shotgun sequence genome encodes these proteins:
- the FXN gene encoding frataxin, mitochondrial has product MPEAGPRAAAGTAASEAAALAGERCGEAERARARRQRGARAASAPGCSMWRPGPPRVLAAAAAHLSRRARPAGKAAAAGRQAESHLQQLTFGTWSKNKNVKLMNLRNVGTLSNESSLDETTYEKLAEETLDSLVEFFEDLAEEAFTPEDYDVSFGIGVLTVTLGGDMGTYVINKQTPNKQIWLSSPTSGPKRYDWTGRNWVYTHDGKSLHELLQMELSTALKTKLDLSPLVHSGKEDT; this is encoded by the exons atgCCGGAAGCAGGCCCTcgtgcagcagcaggcacagctgCTTCCGAGGCCGCGGCGCTGGCAGGGGAGCGTTGCGGGGAGGCGGAGCGAGCACGGGCGCGCCGGCAGCGCGGCGCTCGGGCTGCCTcggcccctggctgcagcatgtggAGGCCGGGGCCGCCTCGGGTCCTGGCTGCGGCCGCCGCGCACCTGAGCAGGCGGGCGCGGCCGGCGGGGAAAGCCGCTGCCGCAGGGCGCCAGGCC GAGTCTCATCTGCAGCAATTAACCTTTGGAACATGGTCTAAGAACAAGAATGTTAAACTTATGAATTTAAGAAATGTAGGAACTTTGAGTAATGAAAG CTCTTTAGATGAAACTACTTATGAAAAACTGGCTGAAGAAACACTGGACTCATTGGTAGAGTTCTTTGAGGACTTAGCAGAGGAGGCTTTTACACCAGAAGATTATGATGTCTCCTTTGGG attGGGGTGTTAACAGTTACATTAGGTGGAGACATGGGAACCTATGTAATCAACAAGCAGACGCCAAACAAACAGATTTGGTTGTCATCTCCTACTAG TGGACCCAAGCGCTATGACTGGACTGGAAGAAACTGGGTGTACACTCATGATGGAAAGTCCCTTCATGAACTCCTGCAAATGGAACTCTCAACAGCATTAAAAACTAAATTAGACTTATCTCCTTTAGTACATTCTGGGAAAGAAGATACTTGA